A genomic segment from Armatimonadota bacterium encodes:
- a CDS encoding beta-galactosidase gives MLALCLLLAVGTAELQNEWVTVRPPDTGEALVNPGMGWVLHYYDNIPEHYGSRLEPSDTVDDFPGLSVVYLRIPWSYIEPEEGRFNWSVLDTPAQRWIARGKQIALRISCSESWTRWATPEWVHRAGAKGYDFEPGVGVKEGGPYWEPDYDDPVFLQKLENFLAALAKRYDGNPEVAFIDVGSLGVWGEGHTFASTRRKISPETVKRHIDLHLKYFKRTLLAANDDFSFHGEETIDYAREKGLTLRDDSILVQGGENAYFHAGMAQAFWRERPVILECEHYGPSKERGYWQDGSKYLQAVEEYHASYASIHWWPREFLQENRELIDKIHRRLGYRLRLVEASWQRQVKVGDRWELRWQWSNVGVAPCYRGGYPAITWKDEKGGIVAVLVDEGLNVRNLPVALPDKAEAIGSRASFALPFQLKPGVYSVYVSVGTLTGTPEIALPLPGNDGQKRYLLGQVEVVP, from the coding sequence ATGTTGGCATTGTGTCTGCTGCTGGCGGTAGGTACAGCAGAGCTGCAGAATGAGTGGGTTACTGTGCGTCCCCCGGATACCGGTGAGGCTCTGGTGAACCCCGGCATGGGCTGGGTTTTGCACTATTACGACAACATCCCTGAACACTACGGCTCCCGACTGGAGCCTTCGGATACGGTGGATGATTTCCCCGGTCTCTCGGTGGTGTATCTACGCATTCCGTGGTCATATATCGAGCCGGAGGAAGGGCGTTTCAACTGGTCGGTGCTGGACACTCCTGCGCAACGCTGGATAGCCAGAGGCAAGCAAATCGCCCTGCGCATCAGCTGCAGCGAGTCGTGGACGCGCTGGGCGACGCCGGAATGGGTGCATCGCGCTGGAGCGAAGGGGTATGACTTCGAACCGGGCGTGGGCGTCAAGGAGGGCGGACCTTACTGGGAACCGGACTACGACGACCCCGTCTTCCTGCAGAAGCTGGAAAACTTTCTGGCAGCACTGGCAAAGCGGTACGATGGCAATCCCGAGGTGGCGTTTATCGACGTGGGTTCGCTGGGCGTGTGGGGTGAGGGACACACTTTCGCCAGCACCCGGCGCAAGATTTCGCCCGAGACGGTGAAGAGGCATATCGACCTGCACCTGAAGTACTTCAAGCGCACGCTTCTGGCGGCGAATGATGATTTCTCCTTTCACGGGGAGGAGACGATAGACTACGCACGAGAGAAGGGCTTGACCCTTCGCGACGATAGTATTCTGGTGCAGGGTGGCGAGAACGCCTACTTCCACGCGGGCATGGCGCAGGCTTTCTGGCGCGAACGACCGGTGATTCTGGAATGCGAACACTACGGACCTTCCAAAGAGCGAGGCTACTGGCAGGACGGGAGCAAGTACCTTCAGGCAGTGGAAGAGTATCATGCCAGCTACGCCTCTATCCACTGGTGGCCCCGCGAGTTCCTTCAGGAGAACCGCGAGCTGATAGACAAAATCCATCGGCGTCTGGGCTACCGCCTGCGGCTGGTGGAAGCTTCATGGCAGAGGCAGGTGAAGGTCGGCGACAGGTGGGAGCTGCGATGGCAATGGAGCAACGTTGGCGTGGCGCCATGCTATCGGGGTGGTTACCCGGCGATCACATGGAAGGACGAAAAGGGCGGTATCGTGGCGGTGCTGGTGGATGAGGGGCTGAATGTGAGAAATCTGCCTGTTGCACTGCCGGATAAAGCGGAGGCTATCGGGAGCCGGGCGAGCTTCGCGCTGCCTTTTCAGCTGAAGCCGGGCGTCTACTCGGTGTATGTTTCGGTGGGCACCCTGACGGGTACACCGGAAATCGCCCTTCCTCTGCCGGGCAACGACGGTCAGAAGCGTTACCTGTTAGGGCAGGTGGAGGTAGTGCCTTAG